One Fusarium poae strain DAOMC 252244 chromosome 4, whole genome shotgun sequence DNA window includes the following coding sequences:
- a CDS encoding hypothetical protein (CAZy:AA1_3~CAZy:AA1_1~CAZy:AA1_2): MGNTNSNQFNLGALGQLSQFQTNGESTYGTLDAPDLPTFLTDNPTPNGYPWSTMNTRTNYYQDHPNTGVIRKYDFTVNRAKIAPDGYELSTILVNGQFPAPLIEANWGDTIQVTVYNELEDEGLSLHWHGILQKGMPWEDGVPGVTQCPIAPGQSYTYSFIADLYGTSWYHSHYSAQYSAGLVGPMVIYGPQERKDYDIDVGPIMLSDWYHKEYFDLVEDIMKPGAPGIVFSDSNLINGKMNFNCSSVKPGDKTPCKNNAGISKFRFRRGKVHRLRLINPSAEAIQRFSIDGHEMTVIANDFIPVEPYKTKVVTLGIGQRTDVLVKGNGKLESYWMRANISANCSLALAPNALAAIYYDNANHKKEPKSKPWNIPDPATCANDDLSMTRPLMKLPLPPADKVLELDIDSFKNASNITLWSLGGVAARTNYNSPTLLLSKLGNHTFDKEWNVINTGKAKSVRVVVNNKTPVAHPMHIHGFNMYVLHEGPGEWDGTIINKHNPQRRDVVQVRGKGHLVVQFDAGDNPGVWPFHCHIAWHVSAGLLTQFLTEPDKVQKLRIPNVVAETCRQWGHWTLSNIPVQIDSGL; encoded by the exons ATGGGAAATACCAACAGTAACCAGTTCAACCTAGGGGCTCTAGGTCAACTGTCTCAATTTCAGACCAATGG AGAATCTACATATGGAACGCTGGATGCACCAGACTTGCCAACTTTCCTCACTGACAACCCTACTCCCAATGGCTACCCATGGAGTACTATGAACACTCGTACAAACTATTATCAGGATCACCCCAATACTGGTGTCATCAGAAAGTACGACTTTACCGTCAACCGGGCCAAGATAGCCCCTGATGGATATGAGTTGTCTACAATTCTTGTCAATGGACAGTTCCCTGCCCCCCTTATTGAAGCAAACTGGGGTGACACAATTCAAGTCACTGTGTACAATGAACTGGAAGATGAAGGCCTGTCTCTGCACTGGCATGGAATCCTCCAGAAAGGCATGCCCTGGGAAGATGGCGTTCCTGGTGTTACTCAATGCCCCATAGCGCCGGGACAGTCATATACATACTCCTTTATCGCGGACCTTTACGGTACCAGCTGGTATCACTCGCACTACTCTGCTCAGTATTCGGCGGGACTGGTCGGTCCAATGGTTATATATGGTCCGCAAGAAAGGAAAGACTACGATATTGATGTTGGGCCTATCATGTTGAGCGACTGGTACCACAAAGAGTATTTCGACCTTGTGGAAGACATCATGAAACCTGGCGCCCCCGGCATTGTCTTTTCTGACAGCAATCTCATCAATGGAAAGATGAACTTCAATTGCTCCAGTGTCAAACCCGGCGACAAGACACCCTGCAAAAATAATGCTGGAATCTCAAAGTTTCGCTTCAGACGTGGTAAAGTGCATCGCCTACGCCTTATCAACCCTAGCGCCGAAGCCATACAACGCTTCTCCATCGACGGCCATGAAATGACAGTTATTGCAAATGACTTTATTCCCGTCGAACCATACAAGACAAAAGTCGTTACCCTTGGCATTGGTCAACGTACAGATGTATTAGTCAAAGGCAATGGGAAGTTGGAGTCATACTGGATGCGTGCCAACATTTCCGCAAACTGCAGTCTCGCCCTTGCTCCGAATGCTCTCGCAGCGATCTACTACGACAACGCAAATCACAAAAAGGAACCCAAGTCAAAGCCATGGAATATACCTGATCCCGCGACTTGCGCAAATGATGATCTAAGTATGACAAGACCTTTGATGAAGCTACCTCTACCTCCAGCCGACAAGGTCCTTGAGCTTGATATAGATTCATTCAAGAACGCAAGCAACATCACACTCTGGTCTCTGGGTGGTGTGGCTGCAAGGACAAACTACAACAGTCCAACTCTGCTCCTGAGTAAACTTGGGAATCATACTTTTGACAAGGAGTGGAACGTGATCAATACTGGCAAGGCAAAGAGCGTCCGGGTTGTGGTCAACAACAAGACGCCTGTCGC TCACCCCATGCATATTCACGGATTCAATATGTACGTCCTACACGAAGGACCAGGCGAATGGGATGGCACAATCATCAACAAACACAATCCTCAACGGCGTGACGTCGTTCAGGTCCGGGGTAAAGGACACCTTGTCGTTCAATTCGACGCTGGTGATAATCCAG GTGTCTGGCCGTTCCACTGTCACATCGCGTGGCATGTCTCGGCAGGATTACTCACGCAGTTTCTTACCGAACCGGACAAGGTTCAAAAGCTACGTATACCAAACGTGGTAGCAGAAACGTGCCGGCAATGGGGACACTGGACTTTGTCCAACATCCCGGTGCAGATTGATAGCGGACTGTGA
- a CDS encoding hypothetical protein (BUSCO:35079at5125), whose product MGQEESSMSYSGPPATLTERSLAAVADYIKSGRCKRIVVLTGAGISTAAGIPDFRSPGTGLYANLARLNLPYAEAVFDISYFREHPEPFYVLANELYPGKFHPTVSHAFIALLARKNLLQMLFTQNIDCLERVAGVPSDRIIEAHGSFAKQRCIECKEEYPDDKMKEHVFGGKVPHCDKEGCEGLVKPDIVFFGEPLPKAFDNNTFQVAMADLVLVVGTSLSVYPFAALPGLAQEGKPRVLFNMEQVGQLGSRSDDVMELGDCDSGIRKFADELGWRDELEALWKEIVGDAEADRQNSGREKEAVQDEVERLAAEVGAVVIDDKTDDKTDIKQDTKQDVLSYNEPTKIEEEQSKTEKNNSEPAAAPSSTTAAEDEGKESPKTEQLKPENLEEIEAEAARTESLVTEPPKPQPSKEETLQTDTPTATPAESISKEEESKSKF is encoded by the exons ATGGGTCAGGAAGAGTCCTCCATGAGTTACAGCGGCCCGCCCGCAACGCTCACTGAGCGGAGCTTGGCCGCTGTCGCAGATTACATCAAGTCAGGTCGTTGCAAGCGTATTGTGGTTCTGACTGGCGCTGGTATCTCTACTGCTGCTGGAA TCCCCGACTTTCGATCGCCTGGAACAGGTCTTTATGCCAACCTCGCTCGTCTCAATTTGCCCTACGCCGAAGCCGTCTTCGATATCTCCTACTTTCGCGAGCACCCCGAACCTTTCTATGTTCTAGCAAACGAATTGTATCCTGGGAAATTCCACCCGACCGTATCGCATGCCTTCATTGCTCTCCTCGCCCGCAAGAACCTCCTCCAAATGCTTTTCACTCAGAACATCGATTGTCTTGAGCGCGTGGCTGGAGTACCTTCAGACAGGATTATCGAGGCTCACGGAAGTTTCGCAAAGCAGCGCTGCATCGAGTGTAAGGAAGAGTATCCGGACGACAAGATGAAGGAGCACGTCTTTGGAGGCAAGGTCCCCCATTGCGACAAGGAAGGTTGCGAGGGACTCGTCAAGCCTGATATTGTCTTCTTTGGCGAACCTCTGCCCAAGGCTTTCGACAACAATACTTTCCAAGTCGCAATGGCAGACCTGGTCTTGGTTGTTGGCACAAGTCTAAGCGTGTACCCCTTCGCTGCCCTACCAGGTTTGGCGCAAGAGGGAAAACCTCGTGTGCTATTCAACATGGAGCAGGTCGGTCAGCTTGGAAGTCGATCTGACGATGTCATGGAGCTGGGCGATTGCGACTCAGGCATCCGCAAGTTCGCTGATGAGCTCGGCTGGCGCGACGAGCTCGAGGCGCTGTGGAAAGAGATCGTCGGTGATGCCGAGGCAGATAGACAGAATAGTGGTAGAGAAAAGGAGGCGGTGCAAGATGAAGTCGAGCGCTTGGCAGCCGAGGTCGGAGCTGTTGTCATCGACGACAAGACCGACGACAAGACTGATATCAAGCAAGATACAAAGCAGGATGTGCTTTCGTATAACGAGCCAACCAAGATTGAAGAGGAGCAATCCAAGACTGAGAAGAATAACTCAGAGCCCGCAGCTGCACCTTCATCTACAACGGCCGCAGAGGACGAGGGCAAGGAGTCACCAAAGACCGAGCAACTCAAGCCAGAGAATCTCGAGGAAATCGAGGCCGAGGCAGCCAGGACAGAGTCACTGGTCACAGAACCCCCCAAGCCACAGCCATCGAAAGAGGAAACATTACAAACAGACACGCCCACTGCTACACCCGCAGAATCCATTtctaaagaagaagagagcaaGTCTAAATTCTGA
- the MGR2 gene encoding subunit of TIM23 translocase complex (TransMembrane:2 (o24-48i60-78o)~BUSCO:58740at5125): MPPVAPMNVGQHGPSTADKLKMGAMMGGTVGVIMGFVFGTVNIFRYGAGPNGIMRTLGQYMAGSGATFGFFMSIGSVIRSDADPKLHDMYMRAQRRPIMLMANPAWRKS; this comes from the exons ATGCCTCCTGTCGCTCCTATGAACGTTGGCCAGCACGGCCCCTCCACAGCCGATAAGC TTAAGATGGGTGCCATGATGGGTGGAA CTGTCGGTGTCATCATGGGCTTTGTCTTTG GAACCGTCAACATCTTCCGATACGGCGCTGGTCCTAACGGCATCATGAGGACCCTTGGCCAGTACATGGCCGGTTCCGGTGCGACTTTTGG CTTCTTCATGTCCATCGGCAGTGTCATTCGATCTGATGCTGACCCTAAACTGCACGACATGTATATGCGAGCCCAACGTCGACCTATAATGCTGATGGCAAACCCCGCATGGAGGAAATCATGA
- a CDS encoding hypothetical protein (TransMembrane:1 (o711-731i)~BUSCO:15369at5125) — MTAVANPPNFSNSRQAWGAINGNHQMNSEEGRGGMGMFAPRKPLSRSNSSSSVSSTSSNSSATTVASNGSHANGTPLSSTTDLSQWSANGAPRKRPQPKTPWPPGKGEYQQQDMSRMSQGRAQGMMATHGPVQSGGQVQMAPQGMMRMPGEQVPPGQPVLYLLSLNGTFERKTIAVPFAPETLRIGRQTNQKTVPTPTNGFFDSKVLSRQHAEIYAERNGKIYIRDVKSSNGTFVNGTRLSQENRESEPHELQTSDHLELGIDIVSEDQKTVVHHKVAAKVEHAGFMSASSNVMDMNFGDLDPANGAMMMPSGPMQLRGRTNSNASAASNGRMMPNGVGGVINVQSNGMPQQRPFFLTPVATDQILKRLANEMRNARLQAQDLGRTNQFVHTLLSKDDLKDLEKPEAMEPSKPMPVVNGMAAPFRDPKARFSDPPAPPPQQPLPEKPDFPSLKRGPTERPKSGPPNSPVRPDNLSQIVQLTEALNNAKRDIDSQTARMRELEEMLQKERVAREEAEELAKRLEESATVHMNGSAVTGEVEPSVEVTEVSEDEKTITAVPEVATTDETPAVDVAQETATALQSRIDLMETQMRDMKEQMEEWKQRCESAESERDADRKTLAEMVVQLRAEEARREAAEERARSRSRKRDANTNGVVVESTANSVVPKGIAGPVDAVEPSVDEPLDAPTLSRASTITPASSSVRGQDQRLQAALPYASMIGVVLFGMGLMAYINGWQSEPPRPEQ; from the exons ATGACCGCAGTCGCAAACCCGCCAAACTTTTCCAACTCGAGACAAGCATGGGGTGCAATTAACGGGAATCATCAAATGAATTcagaagaaggccgaggtgGCATGGGCATGTTCGCGCCGCGCAAGCCACTTAGTCGGTCCAACTCATCCTCGTCTGTCTCTTCAACCTCCTCGAATTCTTCCGCCACTACAGTTGCCTCGAACGGATCTCACGCCAATGGCACACCTTTGTCTTCGACTACCGATCTGAGCCAATGGTCGGCCAACGGCGCCCCTCGAAAACGACCCCAACCGAAAACCCCTTGGCCTCCTGGGAAAGGAGAgtatcaacaacaagacaTGTCTCGAATGTCCCAAGGCAGAGCTCAGGGCATGATGGCCACCCACGGACCTGTACAATCCGGTGGCCAGGTTCAAATGGCCCCTCAAGGCATGATGCGTATGCCAGGTGAACAAGTTCCTCCTGGCCAACCCGTACTATAcctattatctttaaacgGCACATTTGAACGAAAAACGATTGCTGTTCCTTTTGCGCCCGAAACTCTACGAATCGGCCGCCAAACCAACCAAAAAACAGTTCCGACACCTACCAACGGTTTCTTTGACAGTAAAGTGCTTTCAAGACAACATGCTGAGATATACGCGGAACGAAATGGCAAGATCTATATCCGCGATGTCAAGTCTTCAAACGGAACCTTTGTTAACGGCACTCGTCTATCTCAAGAAAATCGTGAATCCGAACCGCACGAGCTGCAGACTTCTGATCACCTTGAGCTCGGTATCGACATTGTTAGCGAGGATCAAAAGACTGTTGTTCACCACAAAGTAGCCGCCAAGGTCGAGCATGCCGGGTTCATGAGCGCCTCTAGTAATGTGATGGATATGAACTTTGGCGATCTCGACCCAGCAAACGGTGCCATGATGATGCCATCTGGACCAATGCAGTTGCGAGGCCGTACCAACAGTAACGCGTCTGCAGCCAGTAACGGTCGGATGATGCCCAATGGCGTTGGAGGAGTAATAAATGTGCAGTCCAATGGCATGCCACAACAACGACCCTTCTTTCTTACACCTGTTGCGACCGATCAAATTTTGAAGCGACTTGCG AACGAAATGCGCAATGCTCGCCTCCAGGCACAGGACCTAGGTCGGACTAATCAGTTCGTCCATACGCTACTATCCAAAGATGACCTCAAGGATCTCGAGAAGCCCGAGGCTATGGAGCCCTCTAAACCTATGCCTGTAGTGAATGGGATGGCAGCACCTTTCCGGGACCCCAAAGCGCGGTTCTCAGATCCTCCTGCGCCCCCGCCCCAGCAGCCTCTTCCCGAGAAGCCTGATTTCCCCTCACTCAAGCGTGGCCCAACTGAACGGCCAAAGTCAGGGCCTCCTAACTCTCCCGTCCGGCCTGATAATCTCAGCCAGATTGTTCAGCTCACCGAGGCGCTGAACAACGCTAAGCGAGACATCGATTCACAAACCGCCCGTATGCGTGAACTGGAAGAGATGCTGCAAAAGGAGAGAGTCGCCCGAGAAGAAGCCGAAGAGTTGGCGAAACGATTAGAAGAGTCAGCCACCGTACACATGAACGGATCGGCCGTGACTGGGGAAGTGGAACCTTCGGTTGAAGTGACTGAAGTTTCGGAAGACGAAAAGACCATCACCGCTGTTCCTGAAGTCGCAACAACCGATGAAACACCTGCTGTTGACGTAGCTCAGGAGACAGCCACAGCTCTTCAAAGCCGTATCGACCTGATGGAAACCCAGATGCGGGACATGAAGGAGCAGATGGAGGAGTGGAAGCAGCGATGCGAGTCTGCTGAGTCTGAACGAGATGCCGATAGAAAGACGCTTGCTGAGATGGTTGTTCAGCTGCGTGCCGAGGAAGCACGACGAGAAGCAGCAGAAGAGAGAGCCCGATCACGCTCCAGAAAGCGAGACGCAAACACcaatggtgttgttgttgagtcAACCGCAAACTCCGTCGTACCTAAAGGCATCGCCGGACCTGTGGATGCCGTGGAGCCTTCGGTCGACGAACCATTAGACGCCCCGACGTTATCACGAGCCAGCACCATCACACCAGCAAGTAGTAGTGTGCGTGGTCAAGATCAGCGCCTCCAAGCTGCGCTACCATATGCCTCTATGATTGGTGTTGTTCTGTTCGGCATGGGGTTGATGGCCTATATCAATGGATGGCAATCCGAGCCCCCACGCCCTGAGCAATAA
- the NCB2 gene encoding negative cofactor 2 transcription regulator complex subunit ncb2 (BUSCO:55105at5125), whose amino-acid sequence MPLPASTKYWLKFDSGTLGNEDLSLPKATVQKIVSEILPASQGVAFAKEARDLLIECCVEFITLISSEANEISEKEAKKTIACDHITKALEQLGFTDMVPAVLEAAAEHKEVQKGREKKADKFANSGMSMEELARLQEEQFAAARERHG is encoded by the exons ATGCCTCTTCCAGCATCAACCAAGTATTGGTTAAAGTTCGACAGCGGCACACTGG GCAACGAGGATTTGTCCCTGCCCAAAG CTACTGTCCAAAAGATTGTGTCGGAAATTCTTCCCGCCTCACAAGGCGTGGCCTTTGCTAAGGAAGCTCGTGACCTCCTCATAGAATGTTGCGTCGAGTTTATCACACTTATCTCATCAGAGGCAAACGAAATCTCAGAGAAGGAGGCAAAGAAGACCATCGCTTGCGATCACATCACCAAGGCTCTAGAGCAACTAGGCTTTACTGACATGGTTCCTGCCGTCCTCGAGGCAGCGGCCGAGCACAAGGAAGTTCAAAAG GGTCGTGAGAAAAAGGCAGACAAGTTTGCCAACAGCGgcatgtctatggaagagcTTGCTCGTCTACAGGAGGAGCAGTTCGCCGCTGCACGTGAACGCCACGGTTAA